Proteins encoded by one window of Candidatus Mesenet endosymbiont of Phosphuga atrata:
- the recJ gene encoding single-stranded-DNA-specific exonuclease RecJ has protein sequence MLSNSDIKQKRSVKNALWEVHEVSTRDTTALMQKFNLPEILARVMAARGVTLDTANDFLHPFLRSSLPDPFHLLDMDKAINRIEIAIYNNENIVIFGDYDVDGATSSALIKRYLAAIGINVAIYIPDRIEEGYGPNTDALLKLRKNGTHLCITVDCGTVAHEPIIAAKNAGLDIIVIDHHLGTEKLPDAVAVINPNRIDEDSPYNYLAAVGVAFLFIVALNKTLRNKGFFSKIAEPDLMQLLDLAALGTVCDVMPIIELNRALVHQGLKIMSMRKNTGLRILSDILEITERPSAYQLGFIIGPHINAGGRIGQSHLGAHLLSTDNSDEAYDLSLKLKILNDERKTLENEATKEALMQAETLVNSGANFIMVIGNWHIGIIGIIAGRLKDQFYLPTIVVSTDHEMGKASARSIPGIDIGAVIFSAKLEGLITEGGGHHMAGGFSIEKDKIDKLHTFFQSKFINSTGNKTIKADGVITVSSINITLWKQLQCLEPFGPGNPEPRFIISGAKIVKPEIIGESHIRCFIADTDKTIRAMAFRAVGTELEKALMQNSLVTILGKIAVNYWRGNENVQFLIEDALNN, from the coding sequence GTGTTATCAAACTCAGATATAAAACAAAAACGCAGCGTAAAAAATGCATTGTGGGAAGTGCATGAGGTAAGCACACGTGATACCACAGCGCTTATGCAGAAGTTCAACCTACCTGAAATCCTAGCTAGAGTTATGGCTGCACGTGGTGTAACACTAGATACTGCCAATGATTTCCTCCATCCATTTCTTAGATCATCTCTGCCGGATCCATTTCATCTACTAGATATGGATAAAGCAATAAATAGAATTGAAATTGCAATATATAATAATGAAAACATTGTTATATTTGGCGACTATGATGTTGATGGGGCAACTTCATCTGCTCTAATAAAAAGATATCTGGCAGCAATAGGTATAAATGTTGCAATCTATATCCCTGACCGCATTGAAGAGGGATATGGTCCAAATACCGATGCTTTGCTAAAATTAAGAAAAAATGGTACACACCTTTGTATTACTGTTGATTGTGGTACAGTTGCTCACGAGCCAATTATTGCTGCCAAAAATGCAGGGCTTGATATTATAGTTATTGATCATCATTTGGGTACTGAAAAATTACCGGATGCTGTAGCGGTTATAAATCCCAATCGCATTGATGAGGACTCTCCATACAATTATCTTGCTGCAGTTGGAGTTGCTTTTTTATTCATTGTTGCTCTCAACAAAACATTACGTAATAAAGGCTTCTTTTCTAAAATTGCAGAACCAGATTTAATGCAACTGCTGGATTTAGCTGCGCTTGGTACAGTTTGCGATGTAATGCCAATTATAGAGCTAAACAGAGCTTTGGTTCATCAAGGCCTTAAGATAATGTCTATGAGAAAAAACACAGGTTTACGCATATTATCTGATATCTTAGAAATTACTGAGCGCCCAAGCGCTTACCAGCTAGGATTTATAATTGGTCCACATATCAATGCCGGTGGTAGAATAGGGCAGTCGCATCTTGGAGCACATCTTTTATCAACGGATAACAGTGATGAAGCTTATGACTTATCTCTAAAACTTAAAATTTTGAATGACGAGAGGAAAACGTTAGAAAATGAAGCTACAAAAGAAGCATTGATGCAAGCTGAGACACTGGTAAATTCTGGGGCAAATTTTATAATGGTAATTGGTAATTGGCATATAGGTATAATAGGGATTATAGCTGGAAGGCTTAAGGACCAATTTTACCTGCCAACTATAGTAGTATCTACAGATCATGAAATGGGTAAAGCAAGCGCAAGGTCAATTCCTGGCATTGATATAGGTGCGGTTATATTTTCAGCAAAACTTGAAGGCTTAATTACCGAAGGTGGTGGCCACCATATGGCAGGTGGTTTTTCAATAGAAAAAGATAAAATCGATAAGCTGCATACTTTTTTCCAAAGTAAATTTATAAATTCTACAGGCAATAAAACTATAAAAGCAGACGGAGTAATAACAGTTAGCTCAATAAACATCACGCTATGGAAGCAGTTGCAATGCTTAGAGCCATTTGGCCCCGGTAATCCAGAACCGCGTTTTATTATTTCAGGAGCAAAAATAGTAAAACCAGAAATTATAGGAGAAAGTCATATAAGGTGTTTTATTGCGGACACTGATAAGACTATTAGAGCTATGGCTTTTCGTGCTGTGGGAACAGAACTTGAAAAAGCCTTAATGCAAAATAGCCTGGTAACTATCCTTGGCAAGATTGCCGTTAATTACTGGCGTGGTAATGAAAATGTCCAATTTCTTATTGAAGATGCTTTAAATAATTAA
- a CDS encoding secretion system protein: MLLSVTACASSYKYNTQYVRERAVDYANEIEEIKKKKFEPEIPQAINMPLHFPMPDESDKLISINIDSSTPVIDLLTEIGRLADINLDIDPKISGSIVLKLKDKPIDEVLQTIAKSAKIRYRKHNDVFRIEQDLPYTRNYYIDFINIQRSNESNFVINNKIIRNISEDSTIVSGSDNKIKSKYDGDLWFSLERNLSALIDINGTNDDEFYSTNREAGIITLNAREDIHKAVKEYISKVRELTSSQVMIEAKVVEVTLDDMYQSGIDWENLSYINRSDQQAKVLTTSYSDLEDVVRALSKFGASKVISSPRLHALNNQQAIMSFTQNHVYFTADIKKHADAGDFSLLSTMNSVPVGIILTIQPSIDIVDKEIFMNVHPILSRVNGYVKDPGTEYAIQKGRLNVSSNIPIVEVREIDSMLKIKSGEIMVIGGLIEHRHIKKSTRLKKMSKSAKTVETVIFLKATIIPSFGLLGL, encoded by the coding sequence ATGCTACTTAGCGTAACTGCTTGTGCTTCTAGTTACAAATACAATACCCAGTATGTGAGAGAAAGAGCAGTAGATTATGCAAACGAAATTGAAGAAATAAAGAAAAAAAAATTTGAGCCAGAAATACCTCAAGCTATTAATATGCCTCTACACTTTCCGATGCCTGATGAAAGTGATAAACTTATTTCCATAAACATTGATAGTTCCACACCAGTTATAGATTTACTGACAGAGATTGGTAGATTAGCTGATATCAATCTCGATATAGATCCTAAAATTTCTGGAAGCATAGTTTTAAAGCTTAAAGATAAGCCCATAGATGAAGTGCTGCAAACTATAGCAAAAAGTGCTAAAATACGCTACAGAAAACATAATGATGTATTTAGAATTGAGCAAGATCTACCATATACTCGCAATTATTATATAGATTTTATAAACATTCAACGCTCTAACGAAAGCAATTTTGTAATTAATAACAAGATTATTAGGAACATAAGTGAAGATAGCACCATTGTTAGTGGATCAGACAATAAAATTAAATCTAAGTATGATGGAGATCTGTGGTTTTCTTTAGAGAGAAATTTAAGCGCCTTAATTGACATAAATGGCACAAATGATGATGAGTTTTATTCAACCAACAGAGAAGCAGGTATCATTACCTTAAATGCCAGGGAGGATATCCATAAAGCAGTGAAAGAATACATAAGCAAAGTAAGAGAGCTGACTTCGTCTCAAGTTATGATAGAGGCAAAAGTAGTGGAGGTAACTTTGGATGATATGTATCAATCTGGTATTGATTGGGAAAATTTGAGCTATATAAATAGGTCTGATCAACAAGCTAAAGTTTTAACTACAAGTTACTCTGATTTAGAAGATGTTGTAAGGGCCTTAAGTAAATTTGGTGCATCAAAAGTAATTTCAAGTCCAAGACTACATGCACTAAATAATCAACAAGCAATTATGTCTTTTACTCAAAATCATGTTTATTTTACTGCTGACATTAAAAAGCATGCTGATGCTGGTGATTTTTCTCTTTTGAGCACAATGAATAGCGTGCCAGTAGGCATAATACTTACCATTCAACCGAGTATAGATATTGTAGATAAAGAAATATTTATGAATGTGCACCCTATTCTTTCTAGGGTCAATGGTTATGTAAAAGATCCTGGTACAGAATATGCTATACAAAAAGGTAGGCTTAATGTAAGTAGCAACATACCAATTGTTGAAGTTAGAGAAATCGACTCAATGTTAAAGATCAAAAGCGGTGAAATAATGGTAATAGGTGGTCTGATTGAGCATAGACACATAAAAAAAAGTACCAGATTAAAAAAAATGAGCAAAAGTGCTAAAACTGTAGAAACTGTGATTTTCCTTAAAGCTACTATAATACCATCGTTTGGATTACTTGGTTTATAA
- a CDS encoding SCO family protein translates to MKAIKFFFHLITLIAIVFFGYSYFEKREVFSMLKKIKATNEEITIGGEFSLKNQDNQLIKSSDFNGKYMLVLFGFSSCKSICPMELGIASEALARLKEDAEKLQIIFITIDPKRDTVDKLKDYHQQFDHRIQMLTGSEEELSEVASRYKVYINDDGEDIDHSGIMYLIGPDGKYVTHFTPDLHSNENQVDNLLTFIKNTLEGEFNSSHKLYVL, encoded by the coding sequence ATGAAAGCTATAAAGTTTTTTTTTCATCTAATAACGTTAATAGCAATCGTATTTTTTGGGTACTCTTATTTTGAAAAAAGAGAAGTTTTCTCTATGCTAAAAAAAATAAAAGCTACAAATGAAGAAATAACTATAGGTGGTGAATTCTCACTAAAAAATCAAGATAATCAATTAATTAAAAGCAGTGACTTTAATGGTAAATACATGTTGGTTTTATTTGGTTTTTCTTCTTGCAAATCTATATGTCCAATGGAACTCGGTATTGCCTCTGAAGCTTTAGCAAGGCTTAAAGAAGATGCTGAAAAATTACAAATAATCTTCATTACCATTGATCCTAAACGAGATACTGTTGATAAACTAAAAGACTATCATCAGCAGTTTGATCACCGTATACAAATGCTAACAGGTAGTGAAGAAGAATTATCTGAAGTTGCAAGTAGGTACAAAGTATATATTAATGATGATGGTGAGGATATTGATCATTCTGGAATAATGTATTTAATTGGGCCAGACGGCAAATATGTAACTCACTTCACGCCAGATTTACACTCTAATGAAAATCAGGTTGACAATCTATTAACATTTATAAAAAACACATTAGAAGGTGAGTTCAATTCATCGCATAAACTATACGTTTTGTAA
- the ispH gene encoding 4-hydroxy-3-methylbut-2-enyl diphosphate reductase, with the protein MEVILAQPRGFCAGVKRAIDILTLALERYGSDRRIYALHEIVHNKYVVEDFKHKGVTFVNEVKEVPDGAALVFSAHGVAKSVEDEAKSKNIFVIDATCPLVSKVHREAQKSEQNGRQLILIGHKGHPEIEGTKGRVKKSVILVQNVQDVYKLEIEDPDKLSYVTQTTLSIDDTREIITALQTRFPNISGPNLSDICYATQNRQNAVKKLAQVVDLVLVIGSQNSSNSNRLLDICRSKSYLINSYRDIDNSWFDGVNKLGITAGASAPEILIEELISYLKSYMTIKVSVLPGIVENIEFKLPSELKDAELVVQG; encoded by the coding sequence ATGGAAGTTATTTTAGCACAACCAAGAGGTTTCTGTGCTGGAGTTAAAAGAGCAATTGATATATTAACACTCGCTTTAGAAAGATATGGCAGTGACCGTAGGATATATGCACTGCACGAGATAGTGCATAATAAATATGTAGTGGAAGATTTTAAACACAAAGGGGTCACGTTTGTCAATGAAGTTAAAGAGGTACCAGATGGTGCAGCACTGGTATTTAGCGCTCACGGAGTTGCTAAGTCTGTCGAAGATGAAGCAAAAAGCAAAAATATTTTTGTGATAGATGCAACTTGCCCTTTAGTTAGCAAAGTACATAGAGAAGCGCAAAAAAGTGAGCAAAATGGTAGACAGTTAATACTTATTGGCCACAAGGGACATCCTGAAATTGAAGGTACTAAAGGCAGAGTAAAAAAATCGGTAATATTAGTACAAAATGTACAAGATGTTTATAAATTGGAAATAGAAGACCCAGATAAACTATCTTACGTAACACAAACAACACTCAGTATTGATGATACACGTGAGATAATAACGGCCTTGCAAACAAGATTTCCCAATATTTCTGGTCCAAATTTAAGTGATATCTGTTATGCTACGCAAAATAGACAAAATGCCGTAAAAAAGTTGGCACAAGTGGTTGATTTAGTTTTAGTGATAGGCAGTCAAAACAGTTCAAATTCAAATCGCTTGCTTGATATATGCAGGTCAAAATCATATTTAATTAATAGTTATCGTGATATAGATAATAGTTGGTTTGATGGCGTTAACAAATTAGGCATTACGGCTGGAGCTTCAGCCCCAGAAATTTTAATTGAAGAATTAATTTCTTACCTAAAGAGCTATATGACTATAAAAGTTTCAGTTCTACCTGGTATTGTTGAAAATATTGAATTTAAACTACCATCGGAACTTAAAGATGCTGAATTAGTTGTACAAGGTTAG
- a CDS encoding PstA family ABC transporter permease produces MRKKFIRLLKSRRIHARIKRKNRKDKLLRFGSLAILLTSLGFLLCILFSILINGYNALTVTKILIPISINNELLPTHDSIKLREECTNLINSSLQEILHPFDAKKEILSYSAHVELAHFLKQSTKAGKYEIWFTASSTINAINKRQYVDNEYYQIFSKLKAEKRIEKFFNKSLFLKSDSQEPETAGILGSLLGSLLTVAACLLFAIPIGVMAGIGINEFMPKGNIFTSIVEISINNLAAVPAIIFGIVGFTIYLNIFGLPRSSPLVGGMTLSLMMLPNLVIATKHAFASVPTTIKDAAFALGASHMQVILHHSLPIALPRIIQATILAVARILGESSPLLMIGMVAFIADVPLGFFDPSTTLPVQIYIWSSNPKAAFMELAAVAIICLLLILLILNLVAHYFKKKFDSFTF; encoded by the coding sequence ATGAGAAAAAAGTTCATTAGATTATTAAAGTCCAGGCGTATTCATGCTAGAATAAAGCGTAAAAATCGTAAAGATAAATTGTTACGCTTTGGCTCTTTAGCCATACTACTTACATCACTTGGTTTTCTTTTGTGTATTTTATTTAGCATTTTAATTAACGGCTATAACGCACTGACAGTAACAAAAATTCTTATACCTATTAGCATAAATAATGAACTGCTGCCCACTCACGATTCAATTAAGTTGCGTGAAGAATGTACAAATCTAATTAATAGTTCCTTGCAAGAAATATTGCATCCATTTGATGCAAAGAAAGAAATCTTAAGCTACAGTGCACATGTAGAGCTAGCTCATTTTCTAAAACAAAGTACCAAAGCTGGTAAATATGAAATATGGTTTACTGCTTCAAGCACTATAAATGCGATTAATAAGAGGCAATATGTAGATAATGAGTATTATCAAATCTTCAGTAAGTTAAAAGCGGAAAAAAGAATAGAGAAATTTTTTAATAAGTCCTTATTTTTAAAATCTGATTCACAAGAACCTGAAACTGCTGGTATTTTAGGGTCTCTTCTTGGATCTTTGCTGACAGTGGCAGCATGTTTATTGTTTGCAATACCTATAGGGGTTATGGCAGGTATAGGAATAAATGAGTTTATGCCTAAAGGTAATATTTTTACAAGTATTGTTGAGATAAGTATTAACAATCTTGCAGCTGTTCCGGCAATAATATTTGGCATTGTAGGATTCACAATATATCTAAATATATTTGGTTTGCCACGTTCTTCTCCGCTTGTTGGTGGCATGACACTTTCTCTCATGATGCTACCTAATTTAGTTATTGCAACAAAACATGCTTTTGCTTCCGTGCCCACCACTATAAAAGATGCAGCTTTTGCTCTTGGTGCATCACATATGCAAGTAATTTTGCATCACTCTTTGCCAATTGCTTTGCCAAGAATCATTCAAGCTACTATACTTGCAGTAGCAAGAATTTTGGGAGAGTCCTCTCCTTTGCTTATGATTGGTATGGTGGCGTTTATTGCTGATGTTCCTTTAGGCTTTTTTGATCCATCTACTACTTTGCCAGTACAGATATATATATGGTCAAGCAACCCTAAGGCAGCGTTTATGGAACTTGCAGCCGTTGCAATAATTTGCTTACTCTTAATACTGCTGATATTAAATTTAGTTGCACATTATTTTAAGAAAAAATTTGATTCTTTTACTTTTTGA
- a CDS encoding phosphoribosylformylglycinamidine synthase subunit PurQ: MNVIVLCGYGLNCEEETAFAFMEAGLKLKCNVKVDVIHVNEIIDNPKQLKLYHVLAIPGGFSYGDNTGAGNALALRILNNLWDEFQEFLSQDKLVIGICNGCQVLARLIPDFANIALTHNDTGCYKCCWVNVQVNKKFNSPWLQGLNKLHIPIAHGEGKFYMEQDVLSKLINDNSIALRYIESDTQPYNPNGSIYDIAAVSDKSGKILALMPHPERAIFFTQQENWPLMKEKYLRNNIALPKYGDGMLIFENAVRYFHH, from the coding sequence ATGAATGTTATAGTTTTATGCGGATATGGCTTAAATTGCGAAGAAGAAACTGCTTTTGCATTCATGGAAGCCGGTTTAAAGTTAAAATGCAATGTAAAAGTAGATGTAATTCATGTTAATGAAATTATTGATAACCCAAAACAGCTTAAATTATACCATGTCTTGGCTATTCCTGGTGGTTTTTCTTATGGTGATAATACCGGCGCTGGTAATGCACTTGCACTTCGAATATTGAATAATTTGTGGGATGAATTCCAAGAATTTTTATCACAAGATAAGCTTGTAATAGGAATTTGTAACGGTTGTCAAGTGCTGGCAAGATTAATTCCAGATTTTGCAAATATTGCACTTACTCACAACGATACTGGTTGTTACAAGTGCTGCTGGGTAAATGTCCAAGTAAATAAAAAATTCAACTCTCCTTGGCTGCAAGGATTAAATAAGTTACACATCCCAATTGCTCACGGTGAAGGCAAATTTTATATGGAACAAGATGTTTTAAGTAAGCTGATAAACGATAATTCCATTGCGCTACGATATATTGAAAGTGATACACAGCCATATAATCCTAATGGCTCTATTTACGATATAGCAGCTGTGTCAGATAAAAGTGGTAAGATACTCGCACTTATGCCTCATCCTGAAAGGGCAATATTTTTTACTCAGCAAGAAAATTGGCCTTTAATGAAAGAGAAGTATCTTCGTAATAATATTGCTTTACCTAAGTATGGTGATGGAATGTTAATCTTTGAAAACGCTGTTAGGTATTTTCATCATTAA
- a CDS encoding cytochrome b, with product MKDEKYHLILRIVHWLMAATIVGMLVSGFYMKSLPVDNLIKFSIYGIHKATGVSIFILVILRIILRLFLYVPPLPQNYSQVTVLTTKTVHFALYVLMMLIPLSGYIMSSASGRSIKYFFNFNVPLVIAENKMIAELSNQLHFISACLLIGFIALHLLGTIKHLIIDKQNILRRIV from the coding sequence ATGAAAGATGAAAAGTATCATTTGATTTTAAGAATAGTGCATTGGCTGATGGCAGCTACAATTGTAGGTATGCTTGTTTCCGGTTTTTATATGAAAAGCCTACCAGTAGATAATCTAATAAAATTTTCCATTTATGGTATCCATAAGGCAACAGGAGTGAGTATTTTTATACTAGTAATACTACGTATTATCTTACGTTTATTTTTATATGTGCCACCTCTACCTCAGAATTATTCTCAAGTAACTGTTCTGACAACAAAAACAGTGCACTTTGCTTTATATGTTCTTATGATGCTTATCCCTTTATCTGGCTATATAATGTCATCAGCTTCAGGTAGAAGCATAAAATATTTTTTTAATTTTAATGTTCCGCTTGTAATTGCAGAAAACAAAATGATAGCTGAACTTAGCAATCAACTACATTTTATATCAGCATGTTTACTTATAGGTTTTATAGCACTACACCTTCTTGGTACCATAAAACACTTAATCATAGACAAACAGAATATACTAAGGCGCATAGTATAA
- a CDS encoding nitronate monooxygenase, giving the protein MLDSLWKKGTEFLGSEFAIMGGAMSWVSERNLVSAISNAGAFGVIACGAMNTEQLSSEIEATQKLTDRPFGINLITIHPKLNELIEVCIERKVSHIVLAGGLPSQQSIKAIKSKNIKVICFAPALIIAKRLVRIGADALIIEGMEAGGHIGPVSTSVLAQEILPHFKNENIPIFIAGGIGRGEAIVSYLKMGASGCQIGTLFACTNESIAHKNFKEVLIKASSRDAVSSVQLSSDFSVIPVRAIANKASKEFAELQKEVINQYQKGEISKEDGQLEIEKFWAGALKRAVIDGDIESGSLMAGQSVGMVDKERPVKEVIDILLRQMNEHIGSKF; this is encoded by the coding sequence ATGTTAGATTCTTTATGGAAAAAGGGTACGGAATTTTTGGGGAGTGAATTTGCCATAATGGGCGGGGCAATGAGCTGGGTTTCAGAAAGAAATTTAGTTTCGGCAATTTCAAATGCAGGAGCATTTGGTGTTATTGCATGCGGGGCTATGAACACAGAGCAATTAAGTTCAGAAATTGAGGCAACACAAAAATTAACTGATAGACCATTTGGTATTAATTTAATCACAATACATCCGAAGCTAAATGAATTAATAGAAGTTTGCATTGAAAGAAAAGTAAGTCATATAGTTTTAGCAGGTGGCTTACCAAGTCAGCAAAGCATAAAGGCAATAAAAAGTAAGAATATCAAAGTTATTTGTTTTGCTCCTGCTTTGATTATTGCTAAAAGATTAGTGAGAATTGGAGCAGATGCACTCATAATTGAGGGAATGGAAGCTGGTGGTCATATTGGTCCAGTTAGCACTTCTGTACTTGCGCAAGAAATATTGCCACATTTTAAAAATGAAAATATACCAATATTTATTGCTGGCGGCATAGGTAGAGGAGAAGCAATAGTTAGTTATCTTAAAATGGGAGCAAGCGGTTGCCAAATAGGCACTTTATTTGCATGTACTAACGAATCAATAGCGCATAAAAATTTCAAAGAGGTGCTGATAAAAGCATCATCAAGAGATGCTGTGTCTTCTGTACAATTAAGTTCTGATTTTTCTGTAATTCCAGTTAGAGCAATTGCCAATAAGGCTAGTAAAGAATTTGCAGAGCTGCAAAAAGAAGTAATTAACCAATATCAGAAAGGCGAAATATCAAAAGAAGATGGGCAATTAGAAATCGAAAAATTCTGGGCTGGGGCTTTAAAAAGGGCTGTAATTGATGGAGATATTGAAAGTGGTTCTCTTATGGCTGGACAAAGTGTCGGTATGGTGGATAAAGAAAGGCCTGTAAAAGAAGTAATAGATATCCTTTTGAGGCAAATGAATGAACATATTGGCTCAAAATTTTAG
- a CDS encoding holo-[acyl-carrier-protein] synthase has product MLIGNGIDIVYIPRIENIWKKYKEKFLTRVYSEQEIIDSYKYSDYRMQVKHFAKRFAAKEAFVKALGTGFYGINMKDIEISNDKNGKPNITVKNNAPNLLSKNNIIQVSLSDDGDYAIAYVIILESKEVTA; this is encoded by the coding sequence ATGCTAATTGGTAATGGTATAGATATTGTTTATATCCCCCGTATAGAAAACATCTGGAAGAAGTATAAAGAAAAATTTTTAACTAGAGTATATAGTGAGCAGGAGATAATAGATAGCTATAAATATAGTGATTATCGGATGCAAGTGAAGCACTTTGCAAAACGTTTTGCTGCAAAAGAAGCATTTGTTAAAGCATTAGGAACTGGTTTCTATGGAATAAACATGAAGGATATCGAGATAAGTAATGACAAAAACGGCAAGCCCAATATCACTGTCAAAAATAATGCCCCTAATCTTCTATCAAAAAACAATATTATACAAGTATCACTTAGTGATGATGGTGATTATGCTATTGCTTATGTTATCATACTAGAAAGTAAAGAAGTAACAGCTTAG
- the proS gene encoding proline--tRNA ligase, protein MRLSQYHLPTLKESPRDVKITSHKYSLRAGLVKQVASGIYTWLPLGLRVLDKIKSIVKEEMNKSGALEILMPCVQPASFWQESGRYDGYGDEMLRIKDRHGSSMLFGPTHEEVATDMIRELIKSYKNLPLLLYQMQWKFRDEIRPRFGVMRSREFLMKDAYSFDQSQEDAEKSYDLMYKTYIKIFKRMDLTPIAVKAETGPIGGNLSHEFHILSETGEDTIYYDSRFSQLLESEDVQELKNIYAVSEGMYDPTKCPISFKNLSKSKGIEVGHIFYFGDKYSSPMNAKISLESGENVPIHMGSYGIGISRLVGAIIEAYHDENGIKWPEAVAPFKIGLINLQIKDNSCAQTANYIYSNLLADEVLYDETEDSAGIKFTRMDLIGLPWQIIIGKKFINDGLIEVKKRAREAKFMSVDAVIEHFSSM, encoded by the coding sequence ATGCGCCTGTCGCAATATCACCTACCAACGCTAAAAGAAAGTCCGAGAGATGTAAAAATAACCTCACATAAATATTCTCTGCGTGCAGGTTTAGTCAAACAGGTAGCATCTGGTATTTATACTTGGCTCCCCTTAGGTCTTAGAGTGCTTGATAAAATTAAATCTATAGTAAAAGAGGAAATGAACAAATCTGGAGCGTTAGAGATACTTATGCCTTGTGTTCAACCAGCTAGCTTTTGGCAAGAATCCGGCCGCTATGATGGCTATGGAGATGAAATGCTACGTATAAAAGATAGACATGGAAGTAGCATGCTCTTTGGACCAACTCATGAAGAGGTTGCAACTGACATGATACGTGAGCTTATAAAAAGCTATAAAAATTTACCTCTTCTTCTTTATCAAATGCAATGGAAGTTTCGTGATGAAATAAGACCAAGGTTCGGCGTCATGCGTAGCAGAGAATTTTTAATGAAAGATGCTTATAGTTTTGATCAAAGTCAAGAAGATGCAGAAAAATCATATGATCTAATGTATAAAACATATATTAAAATCTTCAAGCGCATGGATCTTACACCAATTGCTGTTAAAGCTGAAACGGGACCAATAGGAGGGAATTTAAGTCATGAATTTCATATACTCTCTGAAACTGGTGAAGACACAATATATTATGATAGTCGCTTTTCTCAATTATTGGAGAGTGAAGATGTGCAAGAGTTAAAAAATATATATGCAGTTTCTGAAGGTATGTATGACCCAACAAAGTGCCCAATATCTTTTAAAAATTTAAGCAAAAGTAAGGGAATAGAAGTTGGGCACATTTTTTATTTTGGTGATAAATATTCAAGCCCTATGAATGCAAAAATTAGTTTAGAAAGTGGTGAAAACGTACCAATACACATGGGTTCGTATGGTATAGGGATATCAAGGCTGGTTGGAGCGATAATTGAAGCTTATCACGACGAAAATGGCATCAAATGGCCGGAAGCTGTGGCTCCTTTTAAAATAGGACTGATCAACTTACAAATAAAAGATAACTCATGCGCTCAAACTGCAAACTATATATATAGTAATTTATTGGCTGATGAAGTATTATATGACGAAACTGAGGATAGTGCTGGGATTAAGTTTACAAGAATGGATTTAATAGGCTTGCCATGGCAGATCATTATTGGCAAAAAATTTATAAATGATGGCTTAATTGAAGTGAAAAAAAGAGCAAGAGAGGCAAAATTTATGTCTGTTGATGCCGTAATTGAGCATTTTAGCAGCATGTGA